A window from Haloarchaeobius amylolyticus encodes these proteins:
- a CDS encoding PAS domain-containing sensor histidine kinase, translating to MRDTVELPPLLADLDVGIVVHDPGQGVILGANERTEDLYGYSSSELRTMTIADFTAPSTRFSQDEAVRRIRRAADGDQQVFEWRIERNNGERRWLRVHLTRTTIDAATYVIAQVTDITEYRARERRLRLLSRILRHNLRNRMTVLMGYADTVRGAIEDESVEDELETIVDITREVGTLSKSVRQLEEIANPDVTERRHFDLRQVVEDVVQTVEPEYTDIDITVAGAAEVLVVADEGLTYAVEQGLRNAIEHNDQETPVVSITIERNEAEAAGEIRIADNGPPIPPSEIEVLDDEVETNSTYHGSGVGLWVMQWCLTSLGGELRFEENDPRGNVVSMLLPRADGE from the coding sequence ATGCGTGACACCGTTGAATTGCCCCCCTTGCTGGCTGATCTGGATGTCGGTATCGTCGTTCATGACCCCGGGCAGGGAGTGATCTTGGGGGCCAACGAGCGGACCGAGGACCTCTACGGGTACTCGAGTTCGGAACTCCGGACAATGACTATCGCTGATTTCACCGCACCATCGACGCGGTTCTCACAGGACGAAGCAGTGCGTCGAATACGGCGAGCTGCTGACGGTGACCAGCAGGTATTCGAGTGGCGTATCGAACGGAATAACGGGGAACGGCGATGGTTACGGGTACATCTCACCCGGACAACCATCGACGCGGCGACATACGTCATCGCACAGGTGACAGATATCACGGAGTACAGGGCCCGCGAGCGCCGGTTGCGACTTCTGAGCCGCATCCTGCGGCACAACCTCCGAAACCGGATGACCGTCCTCATGGGCTACGCTGACACCGTCCGCGGAGCCATCGAGGACGAGTCGGTGGAGGACGAACTCGAGACCATCGTCGACATCACGAGGGAGGTAGGGACGCTCAGCAAGTCGGTACGGCAACTCGAGGAGATTGCGAACCCGGATGTGACCGAGCGACGCCACTTCGATCTTCGGCAGGTCGTCGAGGACGTCGTCCAGACGGTCGAACCGGAGTACACCGACATCGACATCACTGTCGCGGGGGCCGCCGAAGTTCTGGTGGTCGCCGACGAAGGCCTCACCTATGCCGTCGAACAGGGTCTCCGGAACGCCATCGAGCACAACGACCAAGAGACCCCGGTCGTCTCCATCACCATCGAGAGGAATGAGGCGGAAGCAGCAGGTGAGATACGGATCGCGGACAACGGGCCACCGATTCCACCGAGCGAGATAGAGGTTCTGGACGACGAGGTCGAGACTAACAGCACGTACCACGGGTCCGGGGTTGGTCTCTGGGTGATGCAGTGGTGTCTCACGTCTCTCGGGGGCGAACTGCGGTTCGAGGAGAACGACCCACGAGGCAACGTCGTGTCGATGCTGCTCCCGAGAGCCGACGGGGAATAG